A window of the Pseudomonadales bacterium genome harbors these coding sequences:
- a CDS encoding efflux RND transporter periplasmic adaptor subunit — translation MLSVLLLASLLSAWGVSNSSEPAGTGQQAAAPAPTVGVHEVAPQSLAVSSELAGRTAPYLIAEVRPQVTGIILERPFREGGDVEAGQVLYQIDPATYQAAYDSAAATLARDEAALTTARLKAKRYAELVKVKAVSQEANDDAVAALKQAQATVAMDKAALETARINLGYTRVTAPIDGRIGRSTVTQGALVIANQATALAAVRQLDPIYVDVTQSSAELLRLKRALGKGEVQRPDELSAQVELILEDGSTYVHKGTLEFSEVTVDESTGSVTLRALFPNPEQQLLPGMFVRARVQEGVTEHAVLVPQQAVSRDHTGKASVMILNDNDQVEVRPVDVARAAGSQWLVRDGLNAGERVIVDGLQKVRPGDRATAVLVTASSNDEPGAGAVN, via the coding sequence ATGCTGAGTGTCCTGCTGCTGGCGTCGCTGCTGTCTGCCTGGGGCGTATCGAATTCCTCCGAACCGGCTGGCACTGGCCAGCAGGCGGCGGCACCGGCACCGACGGTGGGTGTCCACGAGGTCGCGCCGCAGTCCCTGGCCGTCAGTTCGGAACTGGCGGGCCGCACCGCGCCTTACCTCATTGCCGAGGTGCGTCCGCAGGTCACCGGCATCATTCTCGAGCGCCCGTTCCGGGAGGGCGGCGATGTCGAGGCGGGGCAGGTGCTCTATCAGATCGACCCGGCGACTTACCAGGCCGCCTACGACAGCGCCGCGGCGACGCTGGCGCGCGACGAGGCGGCGCTGACCACGGCCCGTCTCAAGGCAAAGCGTTACGCGGAACTGGTGAAGGTCAAGGCGGTGAGCCAGGAAGCCAATGACGATGCCGTCGCGGCGCTGAAACAGGCGCAGGCCACGGTGGCGATGGACAAGGCGGCCCTGGAAACCGCACGCATCAATCTCGGCTACACGCGCGTCACCGCGCCGATCGACGGGCGTATCGGGCGTTCCACGGTCACGCAGGGCGCGCTGGTGATAGCGAACCAGGCAACCGCGCTGGCGGCGGTTCGGCAGCTCGATCCCATCTACGTGGACGTCACCCAGTCCAGCGCCGAACTGCTGCGCCTGAAGCGGGCCCTCGGCAAGGGCGAGGTTCAGCGACCGGATGAACTGTCGGCGCAGGTGGAACTGATACTCGAAGACGGCAGTACCTATGTACACAAGGGCACGCTGGAATTCTCCGAGGTGACCGTGGACGAAAGCACCGGCTCCGTCACCCTGCGCGCCCTGTTCCCCAACCCGGAACAGCAACTGCTGCCCGGTATGTTCGTGCGTGCGCGGGTGCAGGAGGGTGTCACGGAACACGCCGTGCTGGTGCCGCAGCAGGCGGTCAGCCGCGACCACACGGGCAAGGCCAGCGTGATGATCCTGAATGACAACGACCAGGTCGAGGTCCGGCCTGTCGATGTCGCGCGCGCCGCCGGCAGCCAGTGGCTGGTGCGCGATGGTCTGAACGCGGGTGAACGCGTGATCGTGGACG